Genomic window (Streptomyces yatensis):
TGTAGAAGAAGGTGGACACCAACAGGTATCGCCAGAACCACGCCCTGCGACGGCGCAGTTCGGGCACCGCGAGCCGCCATGCGAACAGCGCCTGCACCAGCCCGGCGGACAGGGTGAACAAGGTGGCCAGCAGGCAGACCGGCACCGCCCAGTCGAGCTGGTCCACGCCGCCGGCCCGCCACGCCGAGTACAGCAGCACGGGCAGGATCTGCAGGGTGAGCCACGGCTGGACCTCACGCCAGCCCAAGAGCACCACCAGCCCCGCCTTCTGGCGGGCGGTGAAGGCCGGGGAGCGCAGCCCGCGCCACAGGTACTTCAGCGACACCTGGAGCCAGCCCTGGGCCCAGCGCGACCGCTGGTTCCACAGCGCCTTGAGGGTGGTGGGCGCCAGTTCGCGCGAGATGAGCGTGCGGTCGGTGGCGATCCTGGCCCCCTCGTGCAGGGCGCGCATCGAGGAGTCGATGTCCTCGGTGAGCATCGTGCCGTGCATCCGGGTGCGGGCGAGCAGATCGGTGCGCCAGAAGCCGTTGGAGCCGCCGAAGACACCGAAGGTGTAGAGCCGGGTCCGGCCGGGGTGGCTGACGGCGTAGATGGCCTCGAACTCAACGCCCACCAGCTTGGAGACCCAGGAGCTCTCGCCGTTGCGGATCACACAGTGGCCCTGGACCACGTCATAGCCATTGGAGAGCCAGTGCCAGGCGTGCTGGAAGGCGTCCGGCACCGGGTGGTGGTCCGCGTCGAAGATGCCCACGAACTCACCGCGCACCCGGGTGACCGCGGCGTTGACGTTCTGCGCCTTGGAGGTGCTGCCCGCCACCGGCATGAGCACCAGCCGCGGGTCGCGGCGGGCCATCTCCCGCAGGGTCTCCTCGACGGGCATGGGGTGCGGCGTGTTGTACGCGAGCACGATCTCCAGCTCGTTGGGGTAGTCCAGGCGCAGAAAGGACTCGATGGTGTCGACGATGGTCGCGGCCTCATTGGGCAGATACGCGGCGATGACCGCGCTGGCCGGCGGATACGGCTGTGCGGGCCGTTCGGGCCGGGGTTTGGCGTCGAGCGAGAACAGGCACTCCAGCACGATCATCGCGGCGGAGAGCACCAGCCCGGACACCACGACCCAGTAGGCGGCCGAGCCGACGTCCCAGCCCAGCTCGTACATCTGCTGGTAGAAGACGAACGGGATGCCCACGCCGAAGAGCAGCACCAGGATGGGCGAGAGCGCCGACAGCAGGGCGCGGAGCGCGGTGGCCAGGGGACGACGACGGCGGTGGCTGCCGCGCATCCAGGCCGCGTACTTCACCGGCCGCAGATCCCGGTGGCGGATCGATTCCTCCACCGCGTTGCGGGAGTTGGCGACGGCCTGGGCGCGGTCCGGGCAGTCGGCCAGCGGGGTCCAGCCGATCGCCGGGGTCAGCCGGACGTTCTCATCGGCGACCACGAAGCGGGTCCCGGCCACGGCGTTGGCGAACTTCTGCAGTTCGCCGCGCGCGGTGTCCTCGTCCACGCCGGGCATCAGCATCAGCAGATGGCCGTCGTCGTCCCAGCCGAGCCGGTCGCAGACGCCGCCCAGCTTCTCCGCCACTCCGGCGAGACGTTCGGCGACCTCACGGCGCACCCGCGGCCCGAGCCGGGCTTCGAGGGCGGCTATCTCGGCGACGCCGACCATGGCGACGACACCACCGACGCGGCTGTCGTCGACCCGCTTGAGTTCCCGGTCGAGCTCACCCAGGAAGTGGGGCTGGGAGTACAGACCGGTGCGCGGGTCGAGCAGCAGATTCTCCACGGGGACCGGGACCCGGCGCAGCTTGGCCTCGATCCGGGCGGAGAGCTCGACGGGGTCGGAGCTGTCCGGCACGCAGTCGTCCGCGCCGCCGCGCAGCATGCCGGCGACGCCGACGGGGCCGGGGTCGGAGGTGACCACGAGCAGGGGCAGCGCCCGTCCCGCGGGCACGGCACGGACCTCACG
Coding sequences:
- a CDS encoding glycosyltransferase codes for the protein MPTARGDVSGPSGRVLAVGTPGPRLDQLTRTLVSTGHEVSHAEPGDVSRQMRQSPPDAIVALDDADDGLDLIREVRAVPAGRALPLLVVTSDPGPVGVAGMLRGGADDCVPDSSDPVELSARIEAKLRRVPVPVENLLLDPRTGLYSQPHFLGELDRELKRVDDSRVGGVVAMVGVAEIAALEARLGPRVRREVAERLAGVAEKLGGVCDRLGWDDDGHLLMLMPGVDEDTARGELQKFANAVAGTRFVVADENVRLTPAIGWTPLADCPDRAQAVANSRNAVEESIRHRDLRPVKYAAWMRGSHRRRRPLATALRALLSALSPILVLLFGVGIPFVFYQQMYELGWDVGSAAYWVVVSGLVLSAAMIVLECLFSLDAKPRPERPAQPYPPASAVIAAYLPNEAATIVDTIESFLRLDYPNELEIVLAYNTPHPMPVEETLREMARRDPRLVLMPVAGSTSKAQNVNAAVTRVRGEFVGIFDADHHPVPDAFQHAWHWLSNGYDVVQGHCVIRNGESSWVSKLVGVEFEAIYAVSHPGRTRLYTFGVFGGSNGFWRTDLLARTRMHGTMLTEDIDSSMRALHEGARIATDRTLISRELAPTTLKALWNQRSRWAQGWLQVSLKYLWRGLRSPAFTARQKAGLVVLLGWREVQPWLTLQILPVLLYSAWRAGGVDQLDWAVPVCLLATLFTLSAGLVQALFAWRLAVPELRRRRAWFWRYLLVSTFFYSHFKNIVARQSLLKEVLRDRQWRVTPRPGEKAVKRT